The window actatggttttatattttattgatatacattgtatttgtttttttaaacggaagcgtgattccaaaacggaatcataagcttccaacaggtttttaaagagaatattttagaaacgttttggaagcgagattccgcaagctttcacaaggttccgattccgattccgattccgaagcgggaagcggacgtccgatgaagcttccgtgcaacgtaggattttacaagttaaaaaaatattttttaagattgAGTGTATATGTCAATTTGTAAAGATAAAGATATCATCATGACTGAAGATTGTGAGTGTATATGTCAATTTGTATAACATCATCAGTTTCACTTgaaaatagtataaaataatTCTTTACATTTAAGAATAAAATCTGGTTTATATATTCTAGTCTACAAACGATTTGAAGCCTTATAGTACTAATCATGcatgataaaaaataaatttataatcagGAATGACCAAGTACAGAGAATTTGTTCTGAACTGATTCAATATATATTAGGTTGCATATCTGTGAATTCAAAGTTAAATACTTATTTAGATAAATTGAAAATTAAGGGATCTACACACAACAAAAAGTGAGTGATCGGGGTCAATTATATAGTGGaaatgaatataaattttttttttaataaattagaaaacaaaaaagaagaaaaagccaAAAGGGAGAAAAAAGTCGGCTTTCCTTTTGGTTTGGCCGGTTTATATCCGCCCCCAGAGTTTGCCTATCTGTCTCTCTctgtcttctccttctccactCACCCTCTCTGTCATCTCTACACAGAAGACAATCATACGCAGAGGAAGCACCCCTAGAGAGAGATCAACACATAAGTCTCAGCTTAAGCACGTTTTGGAGATTCGACCGGTAAAAGAAAGAATCTTCCTTTGTTTCTGGAATCAATTCTCTCGATTTTCCACTTCTTGGATCGTTTCAAGCAAACCCATCTTTGCTTTCCTCGCTTAGATTTCGATCTTCTGATTTCGATCTTCGTTTTAGACTCTGTGCTTAGTAAAGTTGCAGTCTTGATGCGAACCCTGATTCCAGTTTCTTGTGAGATGAAAGCCTTGAGCTTTATTGTGATGGCGAGCTTAGTAGAAGAAGATAGTTTTATGCATACAATAATCAGTTGGGTTTGAACGGTTTCAGGAACCAAAAGCTCTGAGGAAGGATCTTTACTTGAAGAAGAGAACAAATATGCCCAGGTGGATCTGTTGTGGTGGACATAGACGAGGAGATTCTGATATATCAAATGATGACCATCATCTCAAAACTCAATGGCAGCAACCTGATGGTATGTAATGTTTTGTATGCTTGAGACTTCCCCTTATGGTTATTATTCTTGTGCTATGCTTTGCACACTATATAGAGTGCTTTAGGCTTTGGATAATTACTAGTATCATATGTTCTCACATAATGATTAGGAGTTGACTGTTTTGGAGGTAACTTGAAACATTTGATGAATATATTTGTATGTTTCTAACTGTAATACATTACCTGCAGCAAATAAGGCAAAACCACAAGCTGTTGCAAAGCCTGAGGCGCCCAAGGAAGCACTCCCCATTGAAGTTCCTCCCTTGTCTGTGgaagaggttgaagagaagACTGACAATTTCGGATCAAAGTCGCTCATTGGTGAGGGATCTTACGGAAGGGTGTATTACGCTACTCTCAGCGATGGTAAAGCAGTTGCTTTGAAGAAACTCGATGTTGCCCCTGAAGCTGAGACAAACACCGAGTTCTTGAGTCAGGTTAGTTTCAATCTCTCTACCCTCTTTTGTCTTTAGGGAAGCTTTGTCTTTATATCCTCTTGCTTGCTTCTTCTCCCTTAGGTTTCAATGGTTTCAAGACTGAAGCATGAGAACTTCATTCAGCTGGTGGGTTATTGCGTCGATGAGAACCTCCGTGTTCTTGCTTACGAGTTTGCAACGATGGGATCGCTCCACGACGTCCTACACGGTAGAAAGGGAGTGCAAGGCGCGCAGCCAGGTCCAACGCTTGACTGGATAACGAGGGTGAAGATAGCCGTTGAGGCGGCTAGGGGTTTAGAGTACCTTCACGAGAAGGTTCAGCCTCCTGTTATACACAGAGACGTGAGATCTAGCAACGTGCTTCTCTTTGAAGACTATCAAGCGAAAGTTGCTGATTTCAATCTCTCGAATCAAGCTCCTGATAATGCTGCTCGTCTTCACTCTACAAGAGTCTTGGGAACCTTTGGCTATCACGCTCCAGAGTAATTAACGTTCCTTTAAAACCTTAAAGCTCTGTTGCATTGCATCCAGATGAAAGCATAGCAGCTAAGGACACGTGTGTTTCTGTTTGCAGATATGCTATGACGGGACAGTTGACACAGAAGAGTGATGTGTATAGCTTTGGGGTTGTGCTTCTTGAGCTTTTGACAGGGAGGAAACCTGTGGATCACACAATGCCACGTGGCCAACAGAGTCTTGTAACCTGGGTATGTTTATCATCTGTGCCCTCTCTCCAAATCTGTGTCCTGCTCTGTGTTTAATCTCATGTCTTATTATTTCAGGCTACACCGAGACTGAGTGAAGATAAAGTGAAGCAGTGTGTTGATCCAAAGCTAAAAGGAGAGTATCCTCCTAAGTCAGTAGCTAAGGTACTATCGAAGCAtcctaaatatctgaaataattGGATGATAATAACTCAGTTTCCATCTGTAATGCAGCTAGCAGCGGTGGCAGCATTGTGTGTGCAATATGAATCAGAGTTTAGACCGAATATGAGTATCGTTGTGAAAGCTTTGCAGCCACTTCTCAAACCTCCAGCGCCGGCCCCTGTACCTGAGTCTTGAGTTTGTTGGATTCTTTCTTTGTTCATACAAAGTTTAGTTTGTATTTTGGTGTGAAAGGGAGGGATACTTTGAtattttgcatttgttttatGTCTGGATTGGAGCAACAAAAGATGTATTGCGTTTGCTGTTCTTTTGACATTTCCTTGGGgaatcatttgaatatttggtcTCATTTGGTCTCTCGACTATATATTGACACCTCTTTTCAAGGTTAATCTGATTCTCTTTAGGCATTTACAGAGTCAAACACAGTGACTAACAAGTTGTGAACAGCGCATGTTATGATTCTGATTCTACGGTCTAAAGTGCGTGTTCCACGATAAAGAatctatatatgtattaatatgttatttgaacTGTATCACAATCGAACATTACGACACAATTGTGCTAGCtggagagagatagagagaaattaaaaaaaaaaaaaaaattcagattgGATTTGGAAGGATGAGTAATGAGTAAGTGGTCTAATGAAACAAATGTAACACATGGTTTAATATATCTCGACGCCACACTGATTAAAGCAGACAGACAGAAGTAATAAAGAATACTGTAGTAGCACCAGTTTGTTCCTGGCCATCGCTGTCATCAAAAAGCACTAATAATAGTggctttgaaaaaaaaatatt of the Brassica rapa cultivar Chiifu-401-42 chromosome A03, CAAS_Brap_v3.01, whole genome shotgun sequence genome contains:
- the LOC103857335 gene encoding PTI1-like tyrosine-protein kinase 2 isoform X1, with amino-acid sequence MPRWICCGGHRRGDSDISNDDHHLKTQWQQPDANKAKPQAVAKPEAPKEALPIEVPPLSVEEVEEKTDNFGSKSLIGEGSYGRVYYATLSDGKAVALKKLDVAPEAETNTEFLSQVSMVSRLKHENFIQLVGYCVDENLRVLAYEFATMGSLHDVLHGRKGVQGAQPGPTLDWITRVKIAVEAARGLEYLHEKVQPPVIHRDVRSSNVLLFEDYQAKVADFNLSNQAPDNAARLHSTRVLGTFGYHAPEYAMTGQLTQKSDVYSFGVVLLELLTGRKPVDHTMPRGQQSLVTWATPRLSEDKVKQCVDPKLKGEYPPKSVAKLAAVAALCVQYESEFRPNMSIVVKALQPLLKPPAPAPVPES
- the LOC103857335 gene encoding PTI1-like tyrosine-protein kinase 2 isoform X2; translation: MMTIISKLNGSNLMVCNNKAKPQAVAKPEAPKEALPIEVPPLSVEEVEEKTDNFGSKSLIGEGSYGRVYYATLSDGKAVALKKLDVAPEAETNTEFLSQVSMVSRLKHENFIQLVGYCVDENLRVLAYEFATMGSLHDVLHGRKGVQGAQPGPTLDWITRVKIAVEAARGLEYLHEKVQPPVIHRDVRSSNVLLFEDYQAKVADFNLSNQAPDNAARLHSTRVLGTFGYHAPEYAMTGQLTQKSDVYSFGVVLLELLTGRKPVDHTMPRGQQSLVTWATPRLSEDKVKQCVDPKLKGEYPPKSVAKLAAVAALCVQYESEFRPNMSIVVKALQPLLKPPAPAPVPES